From Phyllopteryx taeniolatus isolate TA_2022b chromosome 18, UOR_Ptae_1.2, whole genome shotgun sequence, the proteins below share one genomic window:
- the LOC133468279 gene encoding protein yippee-like 5: MGRIFLDHIGGTRLFSCANCDTILTNRAELISTRFTGATGRAFLFNKVVNLQHSEVQDRVMLTGRHMVRDVSCKNCNSKLGWMYEFATEESQRYKEGRVILERALVRESEGFEHVPADNS; encoded by the exons ATGGGACGCATCTTCTTGGACCACATTGGAGGCACTCGCCTGTTCTCCTGTGCCAACTGTGACACGATTCTGACCAACCGAGCAGAACTCATCTCCACCCGCTTCACTGGAGCCACTGGCCGGGCCTTCTTGTTCAACAAG GTTGTAAATCTACAGCACAGTGAGGTTCAAGACAGGGTCATGCTGACGGGAAGACACATGGTGCGCGACGTCAGCTGCAAGAACTGCAACAGCAAGCTGGGTTGGATGTACGAATTTGCCACGGAGGAAAGCCAGCGCTACAAGGAGGGCAGAGTCATCCTGGAGAGGGCGCTGGTGAGGGAGAGCGAGGGCTTTGAGCACGTGCCCGCCGATAACTCCTGA